In Sedimenticola thiotaurini, the following proteins share a genomic window:
- a CDS encoding Y-family DNA polymerase: MLWLALRFSHLALELISAIQTTAFPLVIRQQQASRQQVFDVNPAARRLGVRRGMSMKQAQLLVPDIAIVDRDRVGESEGLERLAHWAMQFTSQVVLQPPRGLLLEIGASRRLFGGVDALHQRVIASCARLGHAPRSAIAPNPQAAWWLSALPRTTLITRDRDLRAALTALPLSCLELPDKQRQALRRMGLQRLGACLRLPRAGLRRRFGAEWMDRLDRALGQQPDPRPVFQPPRRFEARLELPAEVDNCTGLLFGLRRLLQELGGALLGADATIDCLTLTLEYVDRPAAPISLQLLQPQRDPDYLLELWRERLERESLAAPVMGLRLASVDFRLAEHTSQGLFEQKSGQLAGQALWERLQARLGREAVRRPGVLADHRPESAWSLAHSTEGAPLGERPLWLLDPPERLRQGPEGPWRDGPLRLEQGPERIESGWWQGRWVRRDYFIATDSHGARLWLFRPADERNWYLHGRFG; encoded by the coding sequence ATGCTCTGGCTCGCCCTGCGTTTTTCCCACCTTGCATTGGAGCTGATTTCAGCCATCCAGACGACCGCCTTCCCCCTGGTGATCCGCCAGCAACAGGCCAGTCGTCAACAGGTGTTCGATGTCAATCCGGCCGCACGGCGACTCGGGGTGCGACGTGGCATGAGTATGAAGCAGGCCCAGCTGTTGGTGCCGGATATAGCCATTGTCGATCGGGACAGGGTGGGGGAGAGCGAGGGCCTGGAGCGCCTGGCCCACTGGGCCATGCAGTTCACCTCCCAGGTGGTGCTCCAGCCCCCACGGGGGCTGTTACTGGAGATCGGTGCCAGCCGACGCCTGTTTGGTGGAGTGGATGCGTTGCACCAGCGGGTCATCGCCAGCTGTGCCCGACTCGGCCACGCCCCCCGCAGCGCTATTGCCCCCAATCCCCAGGCGGCCTGGTGGTTGAGCGCCTTGCCCCGGACAACGTTGATCACCCGGGACAGGGATCTGCGCGCCGCACTGACCGCTCTCCCGTTGAGCTGTCTGGAGTTGCCGGATAAACAGCGCCAGGCGCTGCGCCGTATGGGACTGCAACGACTGGGGGCGTGTCTGCGTCTGCCCAGAGCAGGCTTGCGCCGGCGCTTTGGTGCCGAGTGGATGGATCGGCTTGATCGCGCCCTGGGTCAGCAGCCCGACCCCCGTCCGGTTTTCCAGCCACCCCGACGGTTCGAGGCGCGACTGGAGCTGCCGGCCGAGGTGGACAACTGCACCGGGCTGCTGTTTGGTCTGCGGCGCCTGTTACAGGAGCTGGGCGGGGCACTGCTGGGAGCGGACGCCACCATCGATTGCCTGACACTGACCCTGGAGTACGTGGATAGGCCGGCTGCCCCGATCTCCCTGCAACTGCTTCAGCCCCAGCGTGACCCGGACTACCTGCTGGAACTCTGGCGTGAACGCCTGGAGCGGGAGAGCCTGGCGGCACCGGTAATGGGACTGCGGCTGGCCAGTGTGGATTTTCGACTGGCCGAACATACCAGCCAGGGGCTCTTTGAGCAGAAGTCCGGGCAACTGGCCGGGCAGGCCCTGTGGGAGCGTCTGCAGGCCCGCCTGGGTCGGGAGGCGGTTCGGCGACCGGGCGTGCTGGCTGACCATCGTCCCGAGTCGGCCTGGAGCCTGGCCCATTCGACCGAGGGAGCCCCCTTGGGGGAACGACCGCTCTGGCTGCTGGACCCCCCTGAGCGGTTACGGCAGGGACCGGAGGGCCCCTGGCGTGATGGACCGCTGCGTCTGGAACAGGGGCCGGAACGGATTGAGAGCGGTTGGTGGCAGGGGCGCTGGGTACGGCGGGACTATTTTATCGCCACCGATAGTCACGGTGCCCGGTTGTGGCTGTTCCGACCGGCCGACGAGCGGAACTGGTATCTGCACGGTCGCTTCGGCTGA
- the imuA gene encoding translesion DNA synthesis-associated protein ImuA: MAVASWLENMILEELLSSAPVWRGDKLILGHQPKTLATGYPELDRLLTGGGWPGAALTELLLDHHGIGELGLLRPLLGQLGQSGQPVVWISPPYIPYAPALRQAQVAPENMRWLSPDNPGDAAWVAEQCLRSGSCGAVLFWPKAVNTRILRRLQLAAEQGECPGFLFRPRAAASQSSPAALRLLLNASSQGLGVELLKCRGRRPGVGACLAV; encoded by the coding sequence ATGGCTGTTGCCTCCTGGTTAGAGAACATGATTCTGGAAGAACTTCTCTCAAGCGCCCCTGTCTGGCGCGGTGATAAACTGATCCTCGGTCATCAGCCGAAGACGCTCGCCACCGGCTATCCGGAGCTGGACCGGTTGCTCACCGGTGGCGGATGGCCGGGAGCGGCCCTTACCGAACTGTTGCTCGATCATCACGGTATCGGTGAACTGGGCCTGCTGCGCCCACTACTGGGCCAGCTGGGACAATCCGGACAGCCGGTGGTCTGGATCTCGCCGCCCTATATTCCCTATGCGCCGGCGCTACGCCAGGCGCAGGTAGCCCCGGAGAACATGCGCTGGCTCAGCCCCGATAATCCGGGCGATGCGGCCTGGGTAGCGGAGCAGTGCCTGCGCTCGGGCAGCTGCGGTGCAGTGCTGTTCTGGCCCAAGGCGGTCAACACCCGGATACTGCGCCGGCTGCAGCTGGCGGCGGAGCAGGGGGAGTGCCCCGGTTTTCTGTTCCGCCCCCGGGCGGCGGCCTCGCAAAGTTCACCGGCCGCCCTGCGCCTGCTGCTGAATGCCAGCTCCCAGGGGCTGGGTGTGGAACTGCTCAAGTGTCGCGGGCGCCGTCCCGGTGTCGGCGCCTGTCTGGCGGTGTGA
- a CDS encoding c-type cytochrome, translating to MNGTRLLLVCAGMLLAGTVIAHGGATGIVKERMDMMKHVGDNMKQVSDMIKGKTAFDSTLIARNAGTVMAAATKIPDMFPTHSLHEPSEALPTIWQEWDKFSALSVKLGEEAKQLQETARSGDRQAITQQFARLGKVCSGCHTDYRKKKKHK from the coding sequence TTGAATGGAACACGCCTGTTGTTGGTATGTGCCGGCATGCTGCTGGCCGGCACCGTAATCGCTCACGGTGGTGCCACGGGCATCGTCAAGGAGCGCATGGATATGATGAAACATGTGGGTGACAACATGAAACAGGTAAGTGACATGATCAAGGGAAAAACCGCTTTCGACAGCACCCTGATTGCCCGAAATGCCGGCACAGTCATGGCTGCTGCGACAAAGATTCCCGACATGTTTCCAACCCATAGTTTACATGAACCTAGCGAGGCCCTTCCGACAATCTGGCAGGAGTGGGATAAGTTCTCCGCGCTTTCAGTCAAGTTGGGTGAGGAGGCCAAACAACTCCAGGAGACCGCCCGAAGTGGAGACAGGCAGGCGATAACCCAGCAATTTGCCAGGCTGGGTAAGGTCTGCTCAGGTTGCCATACCGACTACCGGAAAAAGAAAAAACACAAGTGA
- a CDS encoding c-type cytochrome, which yields MMAGPAFSLFTLLTALTVAPVIQAGNPDPDDPVARGEYLFNMGGCASCHTAREDYPLAGGLAMETAFGVFYTPNITPDKSTGIGHWSEADFIAAMSQGKAPDGSYYYPIFPYNAYSKMSRDDLLDLKRYLDTRTPIVLKNRPHQPSFPYNFRPLIALWRLVNFDGAPFQPDPDKSQAWNRGAYIVNGPGRCNECHSPRNFTGGISTDARLKGNPLGPEGESVPGLTMTADNRISQWSDEDILFSLKIGMTPDGDFLGGSMGQVIEDTTGKLSEEDLKAITHYLRDTGESK from the coding sequence ATGATGGCTGGACCGGCCTTTTCGCTATTCACCTTATTGACTGCTCTTACTGTAGCTCCGGTTATCCAGGCAGGTAATCCTGATCCCGATGATCCGGTCGCACGCGGAGAGTACCTGTTCAATATGGGCGGGTGTGCCTCCTGTCATACGGCCCGGGAGGATTATCCCCTGGCCGGTGGCCTGGCTATGGAGACGGCATTTGGCGTTTTCTATACACCCAATATCACGCCGGATAAAAGCACCGGTATCGGCCACTGGAGCGAGGCCGATTTCATTGCGGCGATGAGCCAGGGAAAGGCACCTGATGGCAGCTATTACTACCCCATCTTTCCATACAACGCCTACAGTAAAATGTCCCGTGATGATCTGCTGGACTTGAAACGATATCTGGATACGCGAACGCCGATTGTTTTAAAAAACAGACCCCACCAGCCTTCTTTTCCATATAACTTTCGGCCACTGATAGCCCTGTGGAGGCTGGTCAATTTTGATGGCGCGCCGTTCCAGCCCGACCCGGATAAATCACAAGCGTGGAATCGCGGCGCCTATATTGTCAATGGGCCGGGCCGTTGCAATGAGTGCCATTCACCACGTAATTTCACGGGTGGTATCAGCACAGATGCACGATTGAAGGGCAACCCGCTAGGGCCGGAAGGAGAATCAGTGCCCGGGTTGACCATGACAGCGGACAACCGGATCAGTCAATGGAGTGATGAAGATATACTGTTTTCGCTGAAGATCGGTATGACGCCGGATGGTGATTTCCTTGGTGGATCCATGGGGCAGGTTATCGAAGACACAACGGGGAAATTGTCAGAAGAGGACCTGAAGGCCATTACCCATTATCTCCGCGACACCGGGGAGTCGAAGTAA
- a CDS encoding S-methyl-5'-thioinosine phosphorylase, with protein MTDLAIIGGSGLTRLQGLQITRRQVVHTPYGEPSAPVIHGILNQREIAFLPRHGAGHTIPPHKVNYRANIWALEHIGARKILAIAAVGGIGPAMAPGVIAIPDQIIDYTYGRDHTYFEHELSKVTHIDFTYPYSEKMRQSIMRAAKSAGVPVIPNGVYGATQGPRLETAMEINRMERDGCTLVGMTGMPETALARELDLDYACCAVVANWAAGRGDGPISMKQIEQYIGQGMAQIISLIEALVDSLES; from the coding sequence GTGACTGATTTGGCAATAATTGGCGGTTCGGGACTCACCCGATTGCAAGGGCTTCAAATTACCCGGCGGCAGGTGGTGCATACGCCCTATGGCGAACCTTCGGCACCGGTAATCCACGGCATACTGAACCAGCGGGAGATCGCCTTTCTGCCGCGCCATGGTGCGGGGCACACCATTCCACCCCACAAGGTTAACTACCGTGCAAACATCTGGGCGCTGGAGCATATCGGGGCCAGGAAAATACTGGCCATTGCGGCGGTGGGCGGTATTGGGCCGGCCATGGCACCCGGCGTGATCGCCATACCGGATCAGATTATCGACTATACATATGGCAGGGATCATACCTATTTCGAACATGAGCTGAGCAAGGTTACTCATATCGATTTCACCTATCCCTACAGTGAAAAAATGCGCCAAAGCATCATGCGGGCGGCAAAAAGCGCTGGCGTTCCCGTCATCCCCAACGGAGTATACGGGGCTACCCAGGGCCCCCGACTGGAAACCGCCATGGAGATTAACCGGATGGAACGGGATGGCTGTACCCTGGTCGGCATGACCGGGATGCCGGAAACCGCCCTGGCTCGGGAACTGGATCTGGATTACGCCTGCTGTGCCGTGGTGGCCAACTGGGCGGCCGGAAGAGGGGATGGTCCTATTTCCATGAAACAGATAGAACAGTATATAGGGCAGGGAATGGCTCAGATCATCTCATTGATCGAGGCGCTGGTTGATTCACTGGAATCGTGA
- a CDS encoding peroxiredoxin: MGVLVGREAPDFTAPAVLGSGEIVENYNLKEATAGKYKVLFFYPLDFTFVCPSELIAFDHRLEEFTKRNVEVVGISIDSHFTHNAWRNTPVNQGGIGPVGYTMVADLTHGICKAYDVETPDGAVAFRGSFLIDKDGIVRHQVVNDLPLGRNIDEMLRMIDALQFTEEHGEVCPAGWKQGEKGMSASPDGVATYLAENAESL, from the coding sequence GTGGGCGTACTTGTAGGACGTGAAGCACCTGATTTTACCGCACCGGCTGTACTGGGAAGTGGGGAGATTGTCGAGAATTACAATCTGAAAGAGGCCACCGCCGGAAAGTACAAGGTACTGTTTTTCTATCCGCTGGACTTTACCTTTGTCTGTCCGTCTGAGCTGATCGCTTTTGATCACAGACTGGAAGAGTTCACCAAGCGTAATGTCGAAGTGGTTGGTATCTCCATCGACTCCCATTTCACCCATAACGCCTGGCGCAATACCCCGGTTAACCAGGGTGGTATCGGTCCGGTCGGGTACACCATGGTTGCTGACCTGACCCATGGGATCTGCAAGGCCTATGACGTGGAGACCCCCGATGGAGCGGTCGCGTTCCGCGGCTCCTTCCTGATCGACAAAGATGGCATCGTCCGCCACCAGGTGGTCAACGATCTGCCGCTGGGTCGTAACATCGATGAGATGCTGCGCATGATCGATGCTCTGCAGTTCACCGAAGAGCATGGCGAGGTCTGCCCGGCTGGTTGGAAGCAGGGCGAGAAAGGCATGTCAGCCTCTCCGGACGGCGTCGCCACCTATCTGGCTGAGAACGCTGAATCGCTCTGA
- the nagZ gene encoding beta-N-acetylhexosaminidase, translating to MSHGPLMLDLEGTTLTEHERELLLHPATGGVILFSRNYQSPEQVTALIDEIHGLRTPPLLVAVDQEGGRVQRFRDGFTHLPPAAWFGELNRLNSKKARAVTQRIGWLMAAELRAVGIDFSFAPVLDLGLGLSSVIGDRAFDSKPIGVAELAHAWMMGVHEAGMAAVGKHFPGHGWVSEDSHCELPVDCRPMGELLMEDMVPFQRMIDYGLDAIMPAHVIYEQVDRELAGFSRIWLKDVLRDQLGFHGVIFSDDLTMAAAEQAGSYADRARSALAAGCDMVLVCNNPTGAAEVLDALVEYSNPAAQMRLVRMHGRKRFSRDTLHLNQKWKNALQLISQYEENPSLDLDL from the coding sequence ATGAGCCATGGCCCACTGATGTTGGACCTGGAGGGAACAACGCTCACGGAACATGAGCGGGAGTTGTTGCTGCACCCGGCTACCGGCGGGGTGATCCTGTTCAGCCGCAATTACCAATCACCCGAGCAGGTCACCGCACTGATTGATGAAATCCATGGGTTGCGCACACCACCGCTTCTGGTTGCTGTTGACCAGGAAGGGGGCCGGGTTCAGCGCTTCAGGGATGGCTTCACCCACCTGCCGCCGGCCGCCTGGTTCGGCGAACTGAATCGACTCAATAGCAAAAAGGCCCGCGCCGTCACACAACGGATTGGCTGGCTGATGGCTGCAGAACTGCGCGCCGTCGGCATTGATTTCAGCTTTGCGCCGGTGCTGGATCTGGGGCTTGGCTTGAGCAGCGTGATCGGTGATCGCGCCTTTGACAGTAAACCCATTGGTGTGGCGGAACTGGCCCACGCCTGGATGATGGGGGTACATGAGGCGGGCATGGCCGCGGTTGGCAAACATTTTCCCGGGCATGGCTGGGTGAGCGAGGACTCTCACTGTGAATTGCCGGTTGATTGTCGCCCCATGGGTGAACTGCTGATGGAAGATATGGTTCCGTTTCAGCGCATGATCGACTACGGCCTGGATGCGATCATGCCCGCCCACGTTATCTATGAGCAGGTGGATCGGGAACTGGCCGGTTTCTCCCGAATCTGGTTGAAGGATGTGTTGCGTGATCAACTCGGTTTCCACGGTGTGATATTCAGCGACGATCTCACCATGGCTGCTGCGGAGCAGGCGGGGAGTTACGCCGACCGGGCCCGATCCGCCCTGGCAGCCGGTTGTGACATGGTGCTGGTCTGTAATAATCCGACCGGTGCCGCCGAGGTCCTGGATGCGTTGGTTGAATACAGCAACCCGGCGGCCCAGATGCGACTGGTGCGGATGCATGGCAGAAAGCGATTCTCCCGGGACACCCTGCATCTCAACCAGAAATGGAAGAATGCATTGCAACTGATTAGCCAATATGAAGAAAATCCATCACTTGATCTGGATTTATGA
- a CDS encoding flagellar basal body-associated FliL family protein, whose product MRFLTLLLSTLLIFTTLQLFAADSDNEESAGLAYYELTPSIVVNVKGRAKYIRCDVQLMTQDGSNLPAISLHAPALRHELLLLLSDQDGPKIRTTKGKEKLRKQALKALRRVMKELAGDEMIDDLFFTTYLVQ is encoded by the coding sequence ATGCGTTTTTTGACTTTGTTATTGAGCACCCTCCTGATCTTCACCACACTCCAACTGTTTGCGGCAGACAGCGACAATGAGGAATCTGCCGGCCTGGCCTATTACGAGTTAACGCCTTCCATCGTGGTGAACGTCAAAGGCCGGGCAAAATATATCCGTTGTGATGTGCAACTGATGACCCAGGATGGGAGCAACCTGCCCGCTATCAGTCTGCACGCCCCGGCCCTGCGCCATGAACTGCTCCTGCTTTTGAGCGATCAGGATGGACCGAAGATTCGCACCACGAAGGGCAAGGAAAAGCTGCGCAAGCAGGCGCTCAAGGCGTTGCGACGTGTTATGAAGGAACTGGCCGGTGATGAGATGATAGACGATCTCTTCTTTACCACCTACCTGGTCCAGTAG
- a CDS encoding L,D-transpeptidase has translation MVTEQDLHIQVDLQRQQLRLLSGNRCIENYLVSTARNGAGECQGSGCTPRGVHRIRLKIGAGQPLNSVFVGRRPTGEIYTPELAAANPGRDWILTRILWLTGLEPGRNRGGSVDSLRRFIYIHGTPDSEPMGQAASHGCIRMRNSELIRLFDQVSVGTRVDIREQF, from the coding sequence GTGGTAACGGAACAGGATCTCCATATACAGGTTGACCTGCAGCGGCAGCAGTTGCGGCTGCTGTCCGGTAACCGTTGTATCGAAAACTACCTGGTCTCAACGGCCCGCAACGGGGCCGGGGAGTGCCAGGGCAGTGGATGTACGCCGCGAGGGGTGCACCGCATCCGTCTGAAGATCGGTGCGGGTCAACCGCTCAACAGCGTGTTTGTTGGTCGTCGTCCGACCGGAGAGATCTATACCCCCGAGCTGGCCGCCGCCAACCCGGGGCGGGACTGGATTCTGACCCGAATACTTTGGCTGACCGGCCTGGAACCGGGGCGAAACCGGGGTGGTTCGGTCGATAGCCTGCGACGTTTTATCTATATACACGGCACACCGGATAGCGAACCGATGGGGCAGGCGGCATCCCACGGTTGTATCAGAATGCGCAACAGCGAATTGATCCGGTTATTTGACCAGGTATCCGTGGGAACACGGGTGGATATTCGCGAACAGTTTTAA
- a CDS encoding CYTH domain-containing protein has protein sequence MALEIERKYLVINDKWKENIVSESVLKQGYIANQPNATVRVRIAKGAAYLNIKSATKGISRAEFEYQIPLEDAEQILEQVAEQPFIDKTRYKVRWGNHIWDLDLFAGENQGLVMAEVELDSEDESFELPPWAGEEVSGDPRYYNASLVKHPYSKW, from the coding sequence ATGGCTTTGGAAATAGAACGTAAATATCTGGTTATTAATGATAAATGGAAAGAAAATATCGTCTCTGAATCGGTATTGAAACAGGGTTATATCGCCAACCAGCCCAATGCCACGGTGCGGGTTCGCATCGCCAAAGGTGCTGCTTATCTGAATATCAAAAGCGCTACCAAGGGCATTTCCAGGGCAGAGTTTGAGTACCAGATACCGCTGGAGGATGCTGAACAGATCCTGGAACAGGTGGCCGAACAACCCTTTATCGACAAGACGCGCTATAAGGTGCGGTGGGGCAATCACATCTGGGATCTGGACCTGTTTGCGGGGGAGAACCAGGGGCTGGTGATGGCGGAAGTTGAACTGGACAGCGAGGATGAATCCTTTGAACTGCCACCCTGGGCCGGTGAGGAGGTGTCGGGCGATCCCCGTTACTACAATGCCAGCCTGGTCAAACACCCCTATTCAAAGTGGTAA
- the rlmD gene encoding 23S rRNA (uracil(1939)-C(5))-methyltransferase RlmD: MGRSRRRKLPQDPVTVTIDALSHDGRGVAHIDGKAVFVHGALPDETVSFRYTRVQKKFDEGEVIDVLSPSPDRVTPPCAHFGLCGGCSLQHQSSDAQILSKQTALLDAFERIGKVKPATVLEPLTNSDTFGYRRKARLGVKYVAKKGRVLVGFRERGSPYVADLSECVVLHPRVGKLLLPLSELIGSLSIRERVPQIEVAMGDEQCVLVFRILDPLSAEDERLLLAFGRQQGIAMYTQSGGPDSVAPLQGEPVDLQYALPAHDLTIHFLPNDFTQVNSGLNRRMIDRALDLLALEPDERVLDLFCGLGNFTLPIARRVAEVVGVEGDAGLVARARENARRNGIENSRYYTANLYESLEKEPWLRESFDKALLDPPRSGAIEVLEHLPRLGIKRIVYVSCYPGTLARDAGELVNRHGYRLVSAGVMDMFPHTAHVESIALFEKP, encoded by the coding sequence ATGGGACGTTCAAGAAGACGTAAGTTACCCCAGGATCCGGTAACGGTTACCATCGACGCCTTGAGCCACGATGGTCGCGGGGTGGCCCATATTGACGGTAAAGCGGTGTTTGTACATGGCGCACTGCCGGACGAGACAGTCAGTTTCCGTTATACCCGGGTGCAGAAAAAGTTCGATGAAGGGGAGGTGATTGATGTGCTCTCCCCATCACCTGACCGGGTGACGCCCCCCTGTGCCCATTTCGGCCTCTGTGGTGGCTGTTCCCTGCAACACCAGTCAAGTGATGCGCAGATCCTCTCCAAGCAGACCGCGCTACTGGACGCCTTTGAGCGCATTGGCAAAGTAAAGCCGGCAACGGTTCTGGAACCGTTGACCAACAGCGATACCTTCGGTTATCGGCGAAAGGCCCGGCTCGGGGTCAAGTATGTGGCCAAAAAGGGCCGGGTTCTGGTCGGCTTCCGGGAGCGTGGCTCCCCCTATGTGGCTGATCTGTCGGAGTGTGTTGTTCTCCATCCCCGGGTCGGCAAACTGCTTCTGCCCCTGAGCGAACTGATCGGATCGCTCAGTATCAGGGAGCGTGTGCCCCAGATAGAAGTCGCCATGGGCGACGAGCAGTGTGTGCTGGTGTTTCGTATCCTCGATCCGTTATCAGCGGAGGATGAGCGGCTGCTGTTGGCGTTTGGCCGGCAACAGGGTATCGCCATGTATACACAGTCGGGTGGCCCGGACAGTGTGGCACCCCTGCAGGGTGAACCGGTTGATCTGCAATATGCGCTGCCGGCGCATGATCTGACTATCCATTTTCTGCCCAACGACTTTACCCAGGTCAACAGCGGCCTTAATCGCCGCATGATTGATCGCGCCCTGGATCTGCTGGCCCTCGAGCCGGATGAACGGGTGCTGGATCTGTTCTGCGGATTGGGCAACTTCACCCTGCCGATCGCCCGACGCGTGGCGGAAGTAGTGGGGGTCGAAGGGGATGCTGGGCTGGTTGCCCGGGCCCGGGAGAATGCCCGCCGCAACGGCATTGAAAACAGCCGTTACTATACCGCCAATCTTTACGAATCCCTGGAGAAGGAGCCCTGGCTGCGGGAGTCGTTCGACAAGGCTTTGCTGGATCCACCCCGTTCCGGCGCCATTGAGGTGCTTGAACATCTCCCCAGGCTCGGCATTAAACGCATCGTCTATGTTTCCTGTTATCCGGGCACCCTGGCGCGGGATGCGGGGGAGTTGGTCAACCGGCATGGTTACCGGTTGGTCTCTGCGGGGGTTATGGATATGTTCCCCCACACCGCCCATGTTGAATCGATCGCACTTTTCGAAAAACCCTGA
- a CDS encoding YdbL family protein encodes MKILKIGSMLAILFVLAACVTINIYFPAAQAEEAAGRIVDDILGKQKPQEEQILEEKKSSSLDRPLYQTIAARTLEFLVPSAQAAQPDFNASSPAIRKLQASMRSRNSALTPYYNSGAVGFTRDAMIAVRDAAKIPLKDRNKVQGLVSSENSDRNALYRAIADANGHPEWEPEIRSTFARTWVEKAAGGWWYQNANGGWVQK; translated from the coding sequence ATGAAAATTTTAAAAATAGGCAGTATGTTGGCAATCCTGTTTGTGCTTGCCGCCTGTGTCACTATCAATATCTATTTTCCGGCTGCGCAGGCCGAAGAGGCGGCCGGACGGATCGTGGATGACATCCTGGGTAAACAGAAACCGCAGGAAGAGCAGATTCTGGAGGAGAAAAAGAGTTCGTCCCTGGATAGGCCACTCTATCAGACCATCGCGGCTAGAACCCTGGAGTTCCTGGTCCCGTCTGCGCAGGCGGCCCAACCCGACTTTAATGCCAGTTCCCCTGCTATTCGGAAACTGCAAGCCAGCATGCGCAGCCGGAACAGCGCGCTCACTCCCTACTACAACAGCGGTGCCGTGGGCTTTACCCGGGACGCCATGATTGCCGTGCGTGATGCGGCCAAAATCCCGTTAAAGGACCGTAACAAGGTGCAGGGGCTGGTCAGCAGCGAGAACAGTGATCGCAACGCCCTCTATCGGGCGATAGCCGATGCCAATGGACACCCCGAGTGGGAACCTGAGATTCGCTCCACCTTTGCCCGCACCTGGGTGGAGAAGGCGGCCGGAGGCTGGTGGTACCAGAATGCCAACGGTGGTTGGGTGCAGAAATAA
- the cysM gene encoding cysteine synthase CysM translates to MKYPTIEQFIGHTPLVRLQRLPGESSNNVLVKLEGNNPAGSVKDRPALSMIQHAEARGDIQPGDSLIEATSGNTGIALAMAAAIKGYRMILIMPDNLSIERRAAMRAYGAKLILVTEEEGMEGARDLAQSMEQRGEGKVLDQFSNADNPLAHVEGTGPEIWDQTHGEITHFVSAMGTTGTIMGVSQYLKGVNPAIQIVGVQPAEGAKIPGIRRWPEAYIPRIFDRHRVDRVLDVSQEEAEEVTRRLATEEGIFAGISSGGAVAAALRLSQEVAHATIVAIICDRGDRYLSTGVFPAE, encoded by the coding sequence ATGAAATACCCAACGATTGAGCAATTTATCGGTCACACACCGCTTGTGCGGCTACAGCGATTACCTGGGGAGAGCTCCAATAATGTGCTGGTCAAGCTAGAAGGGAACAACCCGGCCGGTTCGGTGAAGGATCGTCCGGCGTTGAGCATGATTCAGCATGCGGAAGCGCGGGGCGATATACAACCGGGAGATTCGCTGATAGAGGCGACCAGCGGTAATACCGGTATTGCGTTAGCCATGGCGGCGGCGATCAAGGGGTATCGGATGATCCTGATCATGCCGGATAATCTCAGCATTGAACGTCGTGCCGCCATGCGGGCCTATGGTGCCAAACTGATTCTGGTCACGGAAGAGGAGGGCATGGAGGGCGCCCGGGATCTGGCACAAAGCATGGAACAGCGGGGTGAAGGTAAAGTATTGGATCAGTTCTCCAACGCAGATAACCCCTTGGCCCATGTAGAGGGAACCGGTCCCGAGATCTGGGATCAGACCCATGGAGAGATTACCCATTTTGTCAGCGCCATGGGGACCACCGGCACCATAATGGGTGTTTCACAATATCTGAAAGGGGTGAATCCGGCGATTCAGATTGTCGGGGTCCAGCCGGCGGAAGGCGCGAAAATACCGGGTATTCGTCGTTGGCCGGAGGCCTATATCCCGAGGATTTTTGATCGGCACCGGGTGGATCGGGTGCTGGATGTGAGCCAGGAAGAGGCCGAAGAGGTAACCCGTCGTCTGGCCACAGAAGAGGGCATATTTGCCGGCATCTCTTCTGGTGGGGCAGTAGCGGCTGCCCTGCGACTGTCACAGGAAGTGGCGCATGCGACCATTGTGGCGATTATTTGTGATCGGGGTGACCGCTATCTTTCCACGGGTGTCTTTCCTGCTGAATAA